In Kineococcus sp. NBC_00420, a single genomic region encodes these proteins:
- a CDS encoding TetR/AcrR family transcriptional regulator, translating to MDARARRSFERLSAAVLELAAVKNPETLSVAEIARAAGVHRSTFYEHSDSPSGLLRAVLRGELDEARERFLGGAHERAWDVAVRDTTLAVLHHLESHRDVYLRSLASAADASLRSLLSEHFRASIRLLVERGAVRSPVADPELVARFVADGTVGAVSVWLAGEAPRDPEAFLDDFALLVPPWWPLSPDHPD from the coding sequence GTGGACGCTCGAGCTCGGCGCAGTTTCGAGCGACTCTCGGCCGCGGTGCTCGAACTGGCCGCGGTCAAGAACCCGGAGACCCTGTCCGTCGCGGAGATCGCCCGCGCCGCGGGGGTGCACCGGTCCACGTTCTACGAGCACAGCGACTCCCCTTCCGGCCTGCTCCGCGCGGTGCTGCGCGGGGAGCTGGACGAGGCCCGCGAACGCTTCCTGGGCGGGGCGCACGAGCGCGCGTGGGACGTCGCCGTCCGCGACACCACGCTCGCGGTGCTGCACCACCTCGAGAGCCACCGCGACGTCTACCTGCGCAGCCTCGCGAGCGCCGCGGACGCCTCGTTGCGCTCGCTGTTGAGCGAGCACTTCCGTGCCTCCATCCGTCTCCTCGTCGAGCGCGGGGCGGTCCGCTCCCCCGTCGCCGACCCGGAGCTCGTGGCCCGCTTCGTGGCCGACGGCACGGTCGGTGCGGTCTCGGTGTGGCTCGCGGGCGAGGCCCCCCGCGACCCGGAGGCGTTCCTCGACGACTTCGCCCTGCTCGTGCCGCCGTGGTGGCCGCTGAGCCCCGACCACCCCGACTGA
- a CDS encoding YnfA family protein, which translates to MDALRSISLFVLAALLEIGGAWLVWQGVREHRGIAWIGAGVIALGLYGFAATLQPNAQFGRVLAAYGGVFVAGSLLWGALVDGYRPDRFDVAGALVCLVGVGLIVYAPRPS; encoded by the coding sequence GTGGACGCCCTGCGCTCGATCTCCCTGTTCGTGCTCGCCGCCCTGCTGGAGATCGGCGGGGCGTGGCTGGTCTGGCAGGGCGTGCGCGAGCACCGCGGGATCGCCTGGATCGGCGCGGGGGTCATCGCCCTCGGTCTCTACGGGTTCGCCGCGACGTTGCAGCCGAACGCGCAGTTCGGACGCGTCCTCGCCGCCTACGGCGGGGTGTTCGTGGCCGGCTCGCTGCTCTGGGGCGCGCTCGTCGACGGGTACCGCCCGGACCGCTTCGACGTCGCCGGGGCACTGGTCTGCCTCGTCGGCGTGGGCCTGATCGTGTACGCCCCCCGCCCGTCGTAG
- a CDS encoding glycerol dehydrogenase translates to MPAETTIRTVMSPGRYVQGPGALTKVGEYLAAVGENPVLVADDVVWGFVGHDVEASLRSAGLPVHRDVFSGLATVGTIDRLVQVVADTGADVLVGLGGGSTIDAVKSAGHLAGIRWASVPTVASTDAPTSALAVVYTDEGAFLEYRFFPRNPDLVLIDSQVVANAPVKLLAAGVGDALATWLEARATAKSGSATMAGGLPTQAGTALARLSWDILWENALPALDAVRDHLVTPAVEKVIEANTLLSGLGFESGGLAAAHAIHNGLTAAPQAHGLAHGQKVNIGSLAQLVLEGAPTSEIRDFVEFTTRVGLPNTLTEIGLGVDDVDTLTAVAQAATVPSETIHSMPFAVRPADVVSALRSIEGFATRVRAEAGLPAPVKYVAGH, encoded by the coding sequence ATGCCTGCCGAGACCACCATCCGCACCGTCATGAGCCCCGGTCGCTACGTCCAGGGCCCGGGAGCCCTCACCAAGGTCGGCGAGTACCTCGCCGCCGTCGGCGAGAACCCGGTCCTCGTCGCCGACGACGTCGTCTGGGGCTTCGTCGGACACGACGTCGAGGCGTCGCTGCGCAGCGCCGGGCTGCCCGTGCACCGCGACGTGTTCTCCGGCCTCGCCACGGTCGGGACCATCGACCGCCTCGTCCAGGTCGTGGCGGACACCGGGGCGGACGTCCTCGTCGGCCTCGGCGGCGGTTCCACCATCGACGCCGTGAAGTCCGCCGGCCACCTCGCCGGGATCCGCTGGGCCAGCGTGCCCACCGTCGCCTCGACCGACGCCCCCACCTCGGCGCTGGCCGTCGTCTACACCGACGAGGGCGCCTTCCTGGAGTACCGCTTCTTCCCGCGCAACCCCGACCTCGTCCTCATCGACTCCCAGGTCGTCGCCAACGCCCCCGTGAAGCTGCTCGCCGCCGGCGTGGGCGACGCGCTCGCGACGTGGCTCGAGGCCCGCGCGACCGCGAAGTCCGGGTCGGCGACGATGGCCGGCGGACTGCCCACCCAGGCCGGCACCGCGCTCGCCCGGTTGTCGTGGGACATCCTGTGGGAGAACGCCCTCCCCGCCCTCGACGCCGTGCGCGACCACCTCGTCACCCCGGCCGTGGAGAAGGTCATCGAGGCCAACACGCTGCTCTCGGGCCTCGGCTTCGAGTCCGGCGGTCTCGCCGCGGCGCACGCCATCCACAACGGCCTGACCGCCGCCCCGCAGGCGCACGGCCTCGCGCACGGGCAGAAGGTCAACATCGGGTCGCTGGCCCAGCTCGTCCTCGAGGGTGCGCCCACGTCCGAGATCCGTGACTTCGTCGAGTTCACGACCCGGGTCGGTCTGCCGAACACGCTCACCGAGATCGGGCTCGGCGTCGACGACGTCGACACCCTCACCGCGGTCGCGCAGGCCGCGACGGTCCCGAGCGAGACCATCCACTCGATGCCGTTCGCGGTGCGTCCCGCCGACGTCGTCTCGGCCCTGCGTTCGATCGAGGGTTTCGCGACGCGGGTCCGCGCCGAGGCCGGCCTGCCCGCGCCGGTGAAGTACGTCGCCGGGCACTGA